The stretch of DNA ATTCAATATAATTTCAAGAGTGCAACGGAATACAATGATGACACAACAGCAACAAAACATAAAAGCTGAAAGTAGCTCCAGACCATTATTTTTAACCCTAAACTACTGTATCAATAGGCTACAAAGGTAATGGCGCTGAAGTAAACTAGTATTGACCTTATGACATTCAAGCTACCATTACTTATTCTACTTGCTTTATTAGCAATGCACATGACTAATCTTCCTCCTTGCTTGATAGGAAGTTGGTCATCCATACACTGAAAAACATGGGTGCACTAAAAATTATTTGTAGAACTCAATAGTGAGTTGCAGAAGTATTAGGCCAAACAGTCCTACAAACCCTTTGAACACAATCATTGACGAGTTGCAGAAGTGACAATTTTTTCATTTGGTAAAATGCAACTTTTAggaatcaatttttttaagatAACTCCATGTCTTTACGTAGAATTTATATTCATAAAACAATCCTAAAGTAAAATTTATTGAAACTCGGTAATAAACAAATGCACAATTAATGAAGGGTCAgacataataaattcaaaagagAATACGCCACAAAATTAAACTCCCAAAATTCACAAGAGATGGAAATATGACAACAAAGCACAAAGTTGAAGGTGAATGTTTATTCACATACCTGTGTCGAAACAATGTGCGAATTCAGGAAAAATCGACGTTGTCAATGGAAAAAACCGCAACAAGACATGAACCTGTATTACCATGATAATGTTTGGAACTCTGAAGATTGAGATTTCCCAACAAGCTCACATGCTTGGGTTACAAGCGTAAGTCCAACATCTTAGACATAAATTTCACCCCACATGATGGGAGTAATTCAATAAACTCCAAATCTACTGCATCAACACTTCAGAATTGGTGGCCGATGTCAAAAGGAAGGAGTAAATGCAAGAATAGAGTGTTCCATTCGCCACTCATCAAGACTAGTATGAGGAGAGCAAACTCCAAAACTTGCAGGAGACAAATCAATCAATCTCGATTATTCAAAACTCAAACTTCACAGCAATCAGCTATGCCAACTGGAAGAATTGATATGAAAAATGGAAGTACCATATCATGGTATAACCTACCTTGACAAAGCAATGTTAACACTGCCAATGGTTTTGCAGATAATAAGTCCACAAATCTGCAAAATGACTTCATCGAATTGCCACCACAGAAGTGCAATACTTCGTGTTTCTCGGCAATTATAATCTAATAATGAACGGTATTGCATTGATAGACGAGCAACATGAGACCGTGACTCATTGCTTGCTAACTTCATTGCGATACAACATCAAAAATCAGATGATCATGCCAAATAATACTGACAGGTGATGTCAACTTGGTAATTTGGCATCTCAACACGATTGATAACCGTGCATTCTAAATGGCTAGGGTGGAGTGATACAGTAGCGGTGTCACTAGCCACCCTGGGCATAAGTAATATGTGTATGCAATGAAGGCATGAACATTACCATGCACTCCAACTACCAAGATAAAAAATTATGTCTTGCCGTCCCCactttgaaatttggatatagaCCATAGTAAAAATAGTCTCTGAGACTGGTTATCTAATACACGACAGACTTATAAAGAGACGGACAAAAAGGGTGCAGGGTGCACAGAAAGAggattaaattataaaaattcgGAACATTATAATACAAGTGGGACCACCTTTGAAAACCAAAATTGTGGTGGTgtaaaaataacacaataaaactgTAGAACATTGAACTAAATGATGCAGGACACAACAAGAAACAATACCAGAGTAGAACCAGTCGCAGAAGGCAATCAGAAACAAAAAAGGCCGTAAAAAACACGAAAAGGGCAAAAGAATCCATCGAATATCAAAAACCGCGTAAGCGTATAGGTTTCTCATTGGTCAGCCACATCAAGGAATATGAAATGCATAGAAAATTGCCTACAGTCCAAAGCTTAGGTATAGGAAGATTTCCACTTCCTCAAAATGTGGTCATACAATTCACGAGCACTTCTTCCCTCCTTATAAAAAGCGTTCTttgcttttgtcattgttgaTTCGTATATTATGATTCTTTCATCAATCATCTTCTCTGCGAACCTCCTTAAATCTGCAAGCCTTCCCATATTACATAAACCAAGAAGCACTGTGTTGGCACTATCATCACGTGGTGAAATGTTATTCTTAACCATATACTTCCACATCTCAATTGCCATCTCTGGATCATCACCATCAAATAATAGTTTGATGCCAGCAGTAAAATTTTCACATGTAGGTGGCCATTCATTCTTGACCATCTCGGTAAAGAACTTACCCACTTCAGGTATCTTTTTATTCTTGATCAAACactcaaaaatcatattataCGTCAAAGAGTCGGGAAAAGCACCATAGAACGCCATCGAATCAAGAAGACGAAAGGCATTGTCAATAAAACTATTTctggtaaacaaatcaatcaTGGTATTGTACATTCGCAAAGTTGGAACGAGCCCACTATCCACCATGATATCCCACATGGCAATGGCATGAGCAGGGTCATTCTGCTTCACAAAAATGTCAAGTGCATTAGAAAAGAATCTCAAACCTGGCAGGCAGTTCTTTCCTTTCATCAACTGCAAGAACTTGATTGCCTCATCAGCTTGAGATCCACGCACAAGAGTGTTCAAAAAAGCATCATAAGCAAACATATTCTGAGAGCTCCAACCCACTCGAATCACCATCTCCCCAAACGTGGTTTTTGCCTTGGCAATGTTCCCTTCCTTCTCCCACCCCTCCAACAGAATGGCAAATGAGTCTGCATCAGGGGCTATACTagcttttattttctcaaaGAACTCGAGAGCTTTGACAGTTTGATTATCTTCTCTACATATTGCACTCAGTAATGAATTTACCGCGATAATATCAGGTTGGATCCCATACCTGTAAACTTAAACCACTTGAATGCTCAATTTATATACCGATGACTGCAATTAGatgaaaaacaaataaaaagtaataggtGGTCAAAATCATTCTCCTTCCTAGCTGCTGCAAGCACAGGGCAGGATATGGCTATGAAGCAAAAGAATCTTCATCTACTTTTGACAAGTCATGTAAAATTGTTTGGTCTGTATTACCTTTGTTTATGCCACCAATCCAACAAAACTTACAGATAAATCTAAACTTGACACCATCTAAATTTTTAAGGGACGAAGAAAAAATCTTGAGGGGCTGTTACTATTAGATATGCTAAGTAATATTACATTACAAAAGAAAAAGGCGTTGAACCACAGTTCCAATTAGACAGGTCCGATAGTCAACTTTTATTGCGGTACACATTCAGTTATCTTTCTAAGTGATACGAACCACATCATAAGTTGCAGTATAAACCTTCGGTCTCCATTTTCTTATCCATCTTTAAATTGCATCAACAGACAAGACCAATAAGTGCAAAGCCCAGAAACCCAGAATAATGCACTCATAAAATCAAGGAAACAGAAACACAAATGCTCAATATAGGAAAAAACTAACAATTAACGACCCGCAAAATAACTCATAATATTAAATTACCTTTCCATGACATCAAAAGTCATAACAGCTTCATCAAACCTCCTTGCAAGAGCGTAATTCTCAAATACAGAAACAAAAGTGGTCAAAGAGAGTAAACCCTCCTGCTTCATAGACCGTATGGCATCCCACATGGGCTCAAACAGGTTATTCTTTCCAAGCAAGTCCACCATCAGATTCCAGGAATACCCCGTTTGCTTCCGGGACATGCCGGCCCACCTGAAGAACTTAGCCGCCGTAGAGGGAGAGTTATACGACAGTTTGAGGACTTGCTGAACAGTTTCAGGTTCAGGCTGGACTCCGGTGGCAGCCAAACGAGCCTCCATTTCGTGGGGTGGAGTGGTGGAGAGGACTTCACACAGAATGAGGACATGTTGCGGCAGGTCTGCGACGGTTCGGTGGGTGGGGAAGCTTGGTGGTGCGATCGGCTTGGGAGGAATCGAGTTTGCCGCCGCCATGTTAGGATGTATTTTTTGTCAATTAAGCTTGAATtctcaaattttcaagaattGGTCGCGTGTATGCTGTGGattgaaagaaaattcatccGATTTCGGTGATCGATTGCTGTTAGGGAATTTGTGGTCGATACGGCAATAAAGACAAGGTACTGGGGAGGATTGGAACTGATGGTTACTTTGCGTCCCTGCGCACAAAGCTAAGCTGTGTTTATTAAATAGGTTAGGCCTCTTAGAAACCCGACCAAATCGAACACGGCGAAAACtcgtgtgaaacggtctcacgagtagtatttgtgagacagatctcttatttagaccatttatgaaaaaatattatttttaggcTGAtagatcatctatgaaaaaatattaagagtattactttatattgtgaatatgagtagagttgactcgtctcacaaattaagatccgtgagatgatctcacatgAAATCTATTCATCGAACACAAGGTTAAACCAAACCAAATCTTATTGTTTggattggtttttttttttattaagattTGAATTAGTTTTAAAATCAACATTCAAATTGGAATAATTTGTTTGTTTCAAATtttggattttaaaaaaaaaagaccgAATCAAATCAATTCGAAATGATTAAACTAATCTAAAAAACTATGTAATAGTTTTTGTTaattttgtattatttttcTTAGATAtagaaacattttttttaatttttagtttgtattatattatttttaagtattgtcataataaaaatatatcgaGAATTTATTATTGtagattttatatcaaataaacataaaaacatTCCTAAAAGTTTAGGTTTTTTTATAAGTTGCAAAATTTTGTAAgttgtatatttattttaatttataatattttaattataatcATTTTATTTCAAGATTAAATACAATGTCAATTGAACTCCTGTCAAAATTCAATTTctactttttcttttctcttaaTTGCATTCATTATTTGAttgatttgaaattttatgGAACATATATGATATGGTTCGATAAATTGAGGTAAACTTACTAATTTTATTTACAATAACATTAGAATGACATATATTTTTATCGTATATGTTACGTTTTATCTATACTATAATATTAGACTTGAGCTCCGCATATCAACTATTTTTGGTATGTCAATATGACATCAAAGTTTTAGAGTTGGTTGATATGAGTAATTTTTGTACATTTCTCtattttttccaattttttcttcaaataatatctaatttatttaaaaattcaaaatatctcAGTAAATCTTATCTGATGACTAACATACATATCATATCCTAATAAAGTTGAATAAAAAGAGGATTATAAGTAGAATCACTTCAATATATAAGAGAGCACATGCATTTAATCAGGCGTCACATGCAATATACATTCAATTTCATTATTTGGTACATATGACGCAAAGTTAGGGGCACTTGGGCTTCCCCTTGGAATTCTTCATGTCCCTATAGCAAGGGCACTCGTCTTTGTTTCCATAA from Primulina eburnea isolate SZY01 chromosome 6, ASM2296580v1, whole genome shotgun sequence encodes:
- the LOC140834488 gene encoding uncharacterized protein, with the protein product MAAANSIPPKPIAPPSFPTHRTVADLPQHVLILCEVLSTTPPHEMEARLAATGVQPEPETVQQVLKLSYNSPSTAAKFFRWAGMSRKQTGYSWNLMVDLLGKNNLFEPMWDAIRSMKQEGLLSLTTFVSVFENYALARRFDEAVMTFDVMERYGIQPDIIAVNSLLSAICREDNQTVKALEFFEKIKASIAPDADSFAILLEGWEKEGNIAKAKTTFGEMVIRVGWSSQNMFAYDAFLNTLVRGSQADEAIKFLQLMKGKNCLPGLRFFSNALDIFVKQNDPAHAIAMWDIMVDSGLVPTLRMYNTMIDLFTRNSFIDNAFRLLDSMAFYGAFPDSLTYNMIFECLIKNKKIPEVGKFFTEMVKNEWPPTCENFTAGIKLLFDGDDPEMAIEMWKYMVKNNISPRDDSANTVLLGLCNMGRLADLRRFAEKMIDERIIIYESTMTKAKNAFYKEGRSARELYDHILRKWKSSYT